TTGGTACACTTATTAGACTAGTAGAAATCCACAATTAACACAATTTCTCAGGCACAAACATTCTTGGTTTtctctggtgctgctgctgacctCAATTAAAAGTTCAcctaaactgaaaaataattgaataaaCCACCAGAGCTTGAAAATCATTAActcaattaattattttgtaggCTGGAAAAACAGTTTTGCTGTTAATTTAAGACTCTTGTTTGATTGAATTATACAGAATTTGTTGAATCAAGCTATCGCTGGCAGCCAGGGAGACTGATTCAGTGAAAATAGCTGAAATTTCTGCTAGCAGTGAGGGGCTTGGTGTCATCTGGAATTAGCCTATTTAAATGAGTTGAATGGTTGAATGTCGCTAAATGGTAAATAATGCTGGGAGGACTTCAGCTGGAAATTATAGGGCTGTTTCTGACTTGTTGGAAAAGAGTAACTGCTAGCTTTCTGAGATTATAGGATTAAACCGTATCAGTACTTTAAATGTGACTCATGAGCAGGGGCTTTCTGAAGAGAATTACATAAATTTCCCAAGGTCTTTCTGAATAACAAATTGTTCCAAATAATTTCCTCATCTTTAATAACTATGGGTGAAATCCTGGCCCCATTGAGGTCAACAGAAGAAGTCCTCTTGATTTCAGTGGGTTCAGGATTTCACCCCCAGACTGTGGGAAATGTTCGTCTCTTTGGTGGTGACTGAGTGAGGAAGAATTGAGGAAGACTCTGCAGCTGGACATGGTATTTTCTACCAACTGGCAATTCACTGCCctctaatttttatatttacctTGCTCATTTGCACCAATGTGGatttacagtgtatttttagATATCTCTGAGCAAAATCTATCATCTTGTGAAGTCATATGACCCCAAACATTTCTTGCTGGGTTACAGAAGTAGTGTACAAGGAACTGTGCACTTCTGGGTTGACCATGTGGAAATTTAACTTACCCACACTGCTACCCTGAGGCAACTATTTGCTTACCTGCACTAAGTTAATTATAATTGACTTTGCTATAATTATTACAGTTCTAATCAAGAGTAGATAACACTGTAATTATCCATACAGCTaccaaaaaccaccaaaacctaTACACCAAAGCAAGCTGGAAAACCAATGTGGTAAAATCCAATTTAACTCAAGTCACTTTATGAATAACGGAAGAAATACAATCTGTTTTCTAATGGATTTGCACCTTTTGTCCCTTGAGCCATGCACAAAAAgtgctctgctttcttccagATCTCTTATCTCACTTGTCAGTGAGAGGTGGTTTGTGTTGTGTGGAGCTGTGTGCATCAGCTAGCTAGGTTGCCCAGGATGTTTGGATGGATGGTTGCTGAGTTTGCCTCTCTCTCCCTCAGTGGGGTCAGAAATTTTCACAAAGCACATAGGGGGCCTCTCTCCCTCAAAAATTGGCTAAAAAATTCAcaagaattaataaaaagaggaaagtaGAGAGCACTGTTGGGCAGGTTCATTTTCTTAGGAAAGCTACTAGAAATTAGATTCCTCCATGGGGTGTCCATTTGCATAATTCGCCTGAAGTCTCTTCAGGCACACTGTTTTGTGTCAGCAGAAGATCTGaccataaatatttaagaatttcAAACCTTGCGTTTAGGGCACATGAAGAGAGTTTCAGGTTTTACAAGAGAAAAGTAATGAAACAAATGGCTTCACGTTTTTCATGACTCAATCCCTCCAACTCAGCCTGTGCTTTGAAGCCCCAGAGCATGTACAGACTTCGTTCTTTCTGCCAGCTCTTATTGTTCACCGGTTTTCAGCAGTTTGTAACCAGATCTGCAACTCCTCGTAAAACTGACCATGATAATTTTGTGACAGATCCTGTTTTGGTTAGCAGACTTCAGCTTCTAGTAGAACTTGTTGAGCTTTACCTAAATATAGCTGAGATAAAGGTATGCTCTATCCATTTGAAGATGGAATCTGTGGTGGTATAGCTCTGAGGATGGAGATGCTCTTAAGCACCTTTTGtgctttaaataataaaatatttctttgctttctgatttttgttcCTTATTATCTTTCTCTTCCTACTCACTCAATTCTCATTTGCCACACATTGtctgtttaaaatgtcagtatacatacatacacacaactTTTTTCTAGGCCTTTCTGAATCTTAATATTGAAAATGTGATGTGCtaatactattattatttttaaatactaactTTAAGTTAACATGAAGTAGAAGTTTTTACTAGAGACCAATTTCTTAACTGCTTGTCTCTAGTGAGAGATTGGGGTAGATGGGGAATGGGAACTGAAGCAGTGCAAGAAATACAGTAGTATTCACAGTATGAAATATACCTCTAGGAGATATTATTTGCCTTTCTAAAGCTGTTGagagattattattattatctctTTTTACCTTTCAGCAAAATGATGGTCCAACACTCAGGCCAGGTATCTGCATTAGAAGTCAGCGCCTCGGCAATTGTTCCCACTTTGTCCCCTGCAGGGTCACTGGGGTTTGATGATTTCACAAATTTAACCCCACTGGTGAAAGAGGAACTGAGGTTTGCCATTCAGAATAAGCGTCAGTCCCACAGGATGTCTTCTACATTGGACACAGTTACAGTTTCTGAAAGACCAATTGAAACATCAATCATGAAAACAGAGGTATGGCTTTTTATATAGCATTTCAGTGTGAATGATTAATTCTCTAATAAAGTTTCATCACAAGACCAGTAATTATGTCAGCTACAGACAACTCTCTCCACTGTACTGATCCTTTAGGCCTGCTGCTTGGCTTTCTGTTAAGTGCTTCTGGGAAATCCTCTGGTATTTCTCATTTCCATTGAGGCTTATAgttagatattttattttttattatggtCTGTGGACAATGTTTTCCAGTGATCAGAGCAAGCGCTAATCTGGTTTCCCTGCCTGCTTGTGGCTGAACTTGGAATAAGTcacttctgaaattttatttcactgaggACAGTCCAGTAGGACCCGTGTGGGCTACTGTGTCCACACTAGGCTTTTACTTTAAGATTATAGCCTCCATCAAAAACATTTCCCTTATGAAGTGGAGAAACAGCTTAAGTTAGGGAAATAGCTGCACCTTGGTCTGAGCCTCcacaggaaacaaagcaaagcctgAACGAGTGGTTAATATCCCCTTTTTGGTGCTGCCCTTACTCCTCTGCGCTCTCACTGCCTCATGAAGCATCCTCCACTCTGCCCCCCGTGTCCCTTGCTCCTTCTTTTCCTTGGGAAATGGAGGTGTGGAGTCAGTCTGGGGAGACACTTGGCAAGTTTTTGAGTACCATTGATCTAAAATGAGCCATCACATGGATTACATCCATCCAAACTCCAGTCAGGTTTTTATTGACAATTCTAATGGAGTTACTACCATTTTACTGTATGGTAAGCAAGGTCAGAATAACATTATGTAACTTGTGATGTGAGCACTGACAACACTACccatgctgcttttaaaaatgcagaagttatCAAAATCAGGTCGCATATTTACAATGTCTTATGCATTGTATGTATCTGTTTTTATGAGATAGTTTTCTCCTGAAGAGGATGAGAGAAAAAAGCgaagaagggaaaggaacaaAATTGCTGCTGCAAAGTGCCgaaacaaaaagaaggaaaaaacagaatgtTTGCAGAAAGTAAGTGGCTGGCTTGAATTGTTCTTAATCTGTCATCCTGCCAGGATCGAAACAGCATAGTAGGAAATAGAGAAAGATGTCACCCAGAACTCTGTAAACCCTTCAAAACATTagttatatataaaaaaaatgaacacgCTATATGTTAAAACTGGCATAAAGTGAAAGCATGGTAGGAGCGAAAGATTACTGTTTCAGTGACTGATCTTGTCTATGGGGATAATATTAATTTGAATATGTACTGAACACAAAAAGAAGTAAAGCCTCATTTCATATAATAGGCATTGTGGAGGCCAAGAGCCTACAAACACCGACAAGTGATTTCTGACGACTTCATGAAATGAGTGGCATAGTACCTTACCCCTGAATTCTCTGTCCTAAAGCCCTAGTCAGGTCTGCACCCGCTCTGCCATGATGTACAACTAtattacagcagcagcaggcctGTCTTTTATTCCTGTATCTaggggcaggaaaaaaaagctgtgtccTTACATTGTTAGCTTAACATGGGTTTACAGATATGTGACATGATGTTTCAGGGAGTTAATAAGAAACGTAGATAATTTTGGGTCAACTTTTGACCCCAAAAGTTCAGAGTAATTTTGCAGAAGATAATAATAATGCTTTGGATACTTGTCATTGTAAGTGAATAAAAGTCTGAATTGGGCTTTTCAACTCTCATTATACTTCTCTAAAAAGCAAAGGTAACTGTCAGTCTGGGGTTTAGGCTCTTATTGACTGGTGAATGTATAGTTTCATCTTTATGGGACACTAAGGACAtgtgatttctttctctgctaGTCATATGCTTTCCCACTAATAAAAGACTGCAACTATTAGATAAACATTGCGATTAACTATTTGAAGCACTCAGTCTAATAGTTGTGTCTATCCTTTGACTAGGAATCAGAAAAGCTGGAAACTATCAATGCAGAATTAAAAGCCCAGATTGAAGAGCTAAAGAATGAGAAGCAGCATTTGATATACATGCTAAACCTTCACAGGCCCACTTGTATAGTTCGGGCACAAAATGGAAGGACACCTGAAGATGAAAGGAATCTTTTTATTCAACAGATCAAAGAAGGCACATTACAAGGTTAAGTGATACAGCAAACATGGGAATATTTATAGTGTTTTTAACAACTACCAGAATCCATGGAGGATCTGACAGAATGTGTAGGATTCTATTAGTCAAGAGCCGTTAGGAAGGGCAGATTGCTTTCTTAAATGGAAAGAGTCATTTTGGGTTATCATTGATTCTTTCCCTTGGAAGATGTGGTCTCAACCAAACTGAAGAGCCTTCTGCCTCAAATATAGGTTTTGCACCTGTCTACTTGCTGTTCCTAGGAGTTACAGACAACAGCTTCAGAAGTTTTAGCTCTCTGCTAGTATACAGTATCTGCACTCACAATGTTTGTGCTAGAACACTATGACTTCTGATGATGCACCATGGTACAGACAGCTGTGCTGGATGGACGCTACTTTTCCTTGTTGCTGGTTGGGAAATCAGACTgagagtatttttaaagttttgaagTTTCCAGAAGGATGGTTTCTGGCAGAATATATTGATATGTAATGTTGCATTCTAACCTAACACACAAACTACACAAAAAGCCTTTAGTTCCAACTaagctttgtcttttttttttttttttccacaacacttgtgtgggttttttctatgACTCATCTCAGAGACTGAATTTGGAGAGTCTAGTAGGTGtgacaaagaaatatttcttgcaAAATATCCATGTAGCTAAGCTTGTATTTTATGAGCTGGAACCCCACCTACTATCCTTTGGGGACTACAATTTTCCCTTGAATTGTTGAAGAGCAGCTTGTACCACCACTTGGTGACTTGGTGAATTGGACCCGCTGGAAACAGGAAATTAACTATGGAGGGATATCAATACAGGTTTTGCCTGAGTTGCAGGACTGAATCCCAAGTTCATGGAtcatgaaaacttaaaaaaaaaaataaaatctaggaTCTAATCCTACAAGCCTTAATTCATGCTATTAACCCTCACTCACAGAAGATGTTCCATGGACTTCAGTGTGTCTGCTTATGCATATAGCTCTTACAGGCGTAAGAGCCTGGCAAAACTTGTTCCATCCTGGTCAGAATTCCTTTTGCCAGGTGATTCAGAGGGAAAAGTTATGGCTGCAGCtactttattttacatttgagTGGCAACTACAGTCAATCAAAAGTGTTACTTAGATTCTAAAGAAAGCAAGAGTTTTGATGTAGTGAataattggttttattttttattaaatactaaCCTTAGGTATTTTTGAACTGGTAAAAGAGCTGCTGGACAAAACAGTTGGAGCTATGAGTGTTTAAATTCTGatgtttctgtgaaattctCAGATTGTTTAATCCTATAAAATATATCCTTACaattttttgtaaaagaaaatagtaacCTTATTTATCATTAATATCTTAATGAGTAGAGTTAATAAATACTGTGAGCaagataaaactgaaaacacaagtGTTGTGCTGTCTTTTTACTTTTATCTCTTGGTGTTTAATATTATATATTCCTAAACTTCACCAGTTGTATTTGAGACACCACTGCTGAAAACACTTATCCTTCATCTTTTCCACAGATGAGGCACTGAGCATCTTGAATGACTGGGTGCAGGCACTATACCTTCCAAAATTCTGTACCTCCATCAGTGGTGTCTTAGCTATTCAATGTCACAATTTAACCAAAGCAAACAATAAGAACGGAGCTTAGAGTACACAGTATTTTACACCAGTTACGCAGTGTTGAAGTTGTGTTTTTGTTCTAAAGGTTCAACTTAAAGATACCTCAGCCATAAGCTTCTTACCCTGCAAGTCTCAGATGAGTCTATCCGATATCATACCTGATCCTTATAAGACTGTTATATTCTGCAACAGAACTACTTAGTACATTTTCCTAAGGTCTGGATATATTGTAATGTCCTGTatcatgttttaaaagataTGTACTTCATGTATCTGAAAAGTGAATGTATTACAAAGGTTACATACTTGGTCTCATTCTGTCCTGAGAAGCCATTATGCTTCTCTGTGTTAGAAAGAgcttccattgacttcagtgagagtTCTGTTCATGTTCTGTAGGCAAAGTATGGAGCCTCTGCTGCAACTTCTCTGGCTTAGAGGGCAAGTTCCACAGGGAATTGGGCCAGCTGTTTATCAGACAACAGGTATACATGAAGTGCGTTACAATAAACTTGTCAAATGGTGTTCATTGGTATTTGACTTCTGTAATGTGGAAATACAAAACCAAGGCATCATCTTGGTATTGTACACCTTGGCTTTGCCTCTTGCGCATCAAATGCCAGCAGACAAAACTGTTTGCCCCCTATACTGTTATAAAGTGTTACCACAGAGACTAGAATACAATGACAGAATTCATGTGTCTCCCTTAGGGAATTTGTATGGTTGCTTTTAACCATATCACTGGTGACGCAGGCGTCATGCTTTTGTTGCTTGATGTTATTTACTTAGCATGCCAAATGTTAATATGGTACCACTACTATTGTCAGAAgataatctatttttatttctttatatgtGCAGTCATAGCTGCTTTCTACTgcttttgtatgtgtgtgtgtgcatgcgtgctCTTGCACGCTACTCTCGAAATGATGGTACTCGAGTTCATTTGACTGTGCCCAAGAAAAGTGTTTAAACAGCTAGACAGGGACAGTATGTTGCATGAGTTTTCTAAAAGTATACTTTATTCAGGAGAACccttaaaatgcattaaaagcagtttgttttctaTTCTCAAGTTTGTTTTGatactttaataaaaaagaattaatatatattattcaTGTGTCATTTAATTCATTCTAAGTTTCAAGGTCCAAGAAcaactgcattttcttaaaacaacactgagaaattaaaaagcaaacacattttataGGTTTACAACAATAAACATAAAGTGAAATTGCTACTGTACACTGCTTGTCAAAGTAATAACAGTTTTGTTATTACAAGGTTGATTGTGAATTTGAGGCTAATTCCTTATTGGTGGCCTAGGGCTTAGATTAAAGAACTGGCCATTAGAACTCCTGAACCTTTCCTAACCTTGCAACCAACAAGCTGATagttatttcagctttctgattGCTTAATGGGTTtaatgcttttgctgctgtgaagCTTTAATATTTATAGATTGCTTTCTATGGTTACATGGAAGATACTAAAGTATAGCATGATTagagctttgggtttttttcctctgtgtgtgtgcgggTGTGTGCATGGAGGAGCATGAGGAAAGATGAACAAAATGTTCTATCCTGCCTTTCCAAAACTAAGTATATACACCCAGACAGAAGTTGCTGTGTTTTGACAGCCGGTGATGTGGACAAAAACTTTTGGCTTCAGTCCTTTGCAGCAGTCATAACTTGCAATACAGGGGTCAGATAGAAGGCCAGGAGCTCCAGGGACCAGGAAATCCATTCGACTATTGCAAAACCTAGTTAAAAATATCAGCTGGAAGGAAGATCTAGGTTACTATGAGCTTGGCAGTGTAGAACGGTTACTTTCCTTATCAGTACATTCATTTACAGATGTGCAGTCCCAATCCATATTTTCACTCTTTCATGCATTCGCCTATAACTGCTAtcaaattttacttttgaatACCTAATTCACTTTAATTTGGTAAATTTATAAATCATCTTCCTGGCCTGTTTAGAGAACCTTAACACTAGGGCTATGAGTTCCTGAACcaataatttattatattttctttaaatggtaTGAGTTGAAACCATGAAACCACCATTGGTATCTATGACATTTCTAATAGCATAATTGATATTCCTTGACCAAAATAATACATTGGATCTTCTCCTTCAGTCTTGCTAAATCTGTGTGTGTACAGGCCCATGCAGACATTAAATCATGCTGGGCTTTACACTGTACATTAATAAAGGAGTATCTACTTTTTGTTAGCTCTTCCCTTGATGTAAATGAATAAATAGCAATATTGAAGGTAGGTAGAGGCAATGATTTATGCTAGGCTGGAAATGTCtaatgaaaatgaatttaaatttaCAACTTTTCTATCTGGGCCTATTAGAAATGAAGTTATTGCGTGAGGGGATGGTTTTAAAATGGCTGATTCTTagttttgcaaaagaaacaggATGATTTATGGGTAATGAAAAGACAACGGTAGAATTGTTTCTTAGTAGCAAAAGAGTTTTGGAAACGGAATCTGCATCATCTTTAAAAATTCCTAAATCCAGAACGACAACTGTATCTCACATCCTTTTTTTGTTGGATTCCCTGCCCCACCTTCAGCAGAGTACTGGACTAGGTGCAAGTCTCATTCGTGCGGGCCAGTGCCATGTTTCTGTGTTTGCCCAGTGCCCCCAGCTGGAGACCCTGAGAATCACATGATGAAAATGAGCAAGAATATTAATTGACGTAAGTACTTAGTAACATTCTTCATTAGTTTGTAATGACACCaatataatattttcatttttataatagACATCATTCCTTTTTAAAGTTAAGATAAAGAGtgactatatttttaaaaaatactgttatttaaGGTTCATTTCCCTAGTGGAAACCCTGAGTCAGAACTGCTGACTTCAGTGATAAAAATAGTTATTTACTAATTTTCAGTGCTATTAGATCTTCAAAGCCATCACAATTAAGAGAATACACTGGAGTATTATTGATTCAGCATCAGTTCTGGCTGCATATCTTTACTGTTGGTGGCAGCGATGCATgaaccaaaaaagaaaaccccaaaaccaaccaactcTAATCATTTTCAGACCCCAAGCTAAGTGTACTAGAGCTGACACTCAGAAGAATTATCAGACCTGTGAAatgaataaatagaaaatagaaacaaacaGAGTTAAAGCTggaatcctttttttctgcatttgagaATTTAGCCACTTCATATTTGTAGATTCTGCCAACATAAGTGGTGCACCACCATGCCCACTTAGACAATGGGTATGCCCACACAGCAAATAGCAGGGTAGCAtagcaatatttttatataagctTAGTACTGGGAACATCCCAGCGATGACAGCAAGAAACTCAGCAATGGCTA
This genomic interval from Falco cherrug isolate bFalChe1 chromosome 13, bFalChe1.pri, whole genome shotgun sequence contains the following:
- the ATF3 gene encoding cyclic AMP-dependent transcription factor ATF-3 yields the protein MMVQHSGQVSALEVSASAIVPTLSPAGSLGFDDFTNLTPLVKEELRFAIQNKRQSHRMSSTLDTVTVSERPIETSIMKTEFSPEEDERKKRRRERNKIAAAKCRNKKKEKTECLQKESEKLETINAELKAQIEELKNEKQHLIYMLNLHRPTCIVRAQNGRTPEDERNLFIQQIKEGTLQG